One window of the Mycobacterium sp. SVM_VP21 genome contains the following:
- a CDS encoding PIN domain-containing protein yields MALADRSDTAHKLCRRWLEQQTDQLALPITVLAEACYLIDRFGGPIAEAQFLDSVGSEPTCQFRPVDLTDADLRRMSELVRQYADRRLGGTDASLVAVAERLGITTIATVNRRDFDNVRPRHVPAFTIVPT; encoded by the coding sequence GTGGCGCTGGCGGATCGCTCCGACACAGCACATAAACTCTGCCGTCGCTGGTTGGAGCAGCAGACTGACCAGTTGGCCCTTCCGATCACCGTTCTTGCCGAGGCGTGCTACCTCATCGACCGGTTCGGCGGTCCGATCGCCGAGGCACAGTTCCTCGATTCGGTCGGCAGCGAGCCCACATGCCAATTCCGCCCGGTGGACCTTACTGACGCCGACCTGCGGCGGATGTCCGAGCTCGTCCGCCAATACGCCGATCGACGACTGGGCGGCACCGACGCCTCGCTGGTAGCCGTCGCCGAACGCCTGGGTATTACCACGATTGCCACTGTGAACCGCAGGGACTTCGACAATGTCCGGCCTCGCCATGTGCCGGCGTTCACCATCGTCCCCACCTGA